TATGATCAAGGGCCGATATGACCAGGACCTCAGTTAGAGTCCCACCCTTAAAACTGTTAATTGGACTGCTTTGGAAACTGTACGCATGTGAAAGTGAGACTGCTGCGTGTGCAATGCGCATTCAGACTTTGAAGCTACGCATCACTGCATGGCAACAAGCGGCCATCTTTAAACCATTCTGCTTCGTTCGTCTTCAGAGTGCCACGGTCATCGCAGGTACAGCAGTAATCAGCAGTTACAGAGGACACATCTGACAAAGTGATGGGAATTTACCCCGCTTGGAGAAGTTTTATTGATGAAGAATAATTTACTTCAAGTCTAAGTATATTTATGAGAGACAGTCTCATAATTCAAGCTAGTGGGTGCTTGGGTGCATTTGCTCATCCAGTCAGTAGAAGTCGTCTGACATTGGTACCTTCAGAACAACCTGAACATTTTGACCACTAATGGATGAGACAAGGGGAtcatatatacagtacaaaaaaatctgttaaattCAGGACATCGTTCATACATTAATGTAATAACACAGTTATAGATTGATTAGTAAATGTGGAATAACTATACTGCACACTCTCCATCTTTACCACAAAGACAGctttaaaactgattttgttCGCACCACTTAAGATGACTGATCTTGTCaagtgtttttgaaatatttatccATGCAATCTGCATTATCTCTACGTCTGCTTACATGGTTTTGGGGAGGGATCAGCAAGAATTCAAAGAAGGTATAGGCACagtaataaagcaaaaaaaaaaaatagtgatttAAAATAGTGATGAAATATGATCAAAAATATGCGTGGGTATGGAAAAAGGAGGCTCATGGATTATGTGACTGCTAAATTATTTTAGCTGAGTGATTGCTTTGTGTTGTATTTATACTCTTACTTGATTTATATTTCAAAGTCTTTTTTGGATGTGCTATTCTCATTACTGGTAATAGGTAAGGTgggcactgaaaataaatgacatacGACCATCTTAGTTGcaaataaagttaattttaagaatgaaagaaaattttTCAGAGTAATTGCAGATGGTGTTAAATGATTTATGTTGATATTATTAATGGACTGAACCAGCAGGACCAACTGCAGTGCAGCGTAATGTACCATCTAGTGGACAAGTTTGCAGTTGCATGTAGAGCTTGATGTGTCATTGCCTGGTCCATGCACTATGCTGCTACAATACAAATATTTCATATATTGTATTAAAGGTAGCAGATACGAAATAAAATTGCACTGCAATATGTACAAAGTTCTAATTCCAAGTGAAATTGCTCTTATGATTACTGTATGTTAACAACAAATGCAGCCATGTTCTAAAGACTTCTGGGTttaaacacaaactcaaaagttttgtaaaaatgtacatgaaaCAAAAAGGGGAAGATAATGTCATATGGTGTGCTGTACGTgccaaaccaaaacacaaaccaCTGGATGGACATTTCCGTATTCAGAAAGTTGTTTGCCTGTGACAGTGAGTAAATCATCAGTATGTGGTGAATGATAACATGGGAATGCCCAAGCACTTAATTCACCAGGAAAGACTGGTCTGATTAAGGTTCAGTGTTTGAATTGCTGATAATATGTGCATACATTTCTTACAAGCTGCATGATGATGGAACAAGGCTACTTCCTGTGtttgggggagaaaaaaaaaaaaaaaattacctgaTCTAAAACTGATGTTTCATCTTTGTCGATGGCTTGGTTAACCCCATTTAATGTGTGTGCCTTGCTTAACGATGGCCGGGCACTAAATGTTGCGAggatcagttttgttttttgtttttttacgttttttttttcactctggcATTAACAGCTTTACATGTGGAACTGAGAAAGATTCACAGAGATGGAGGTATGTTATTGATGGATGCCTGCTTTTCGTtttgaacatacagtatgtgctgtcCTTGTTCCTCTGAATAAAGTTTGTTTGCAAAGTTGTACATTGCTGAGTTCTGAATGACTGCTGAAAGATgtgatgataaataaaatatctgacCCATCTGAAGGTAACATGAGCGAATTATCCAAAGAATACGGTGTGAATGATTTACAAAAAttagtatttattttgtataaattGTGCGTCAGTGTTTCTCAAAGCGCAGGATAAAGACTGTTTAAACAGATTTTCTACAGTAACACCATCATATCGTAATTAAAGACAACATTGCTGCTGATGACAAAATATCAGTAACAACATATCTTTACAACACTTGATTGTGTTACACTTACAGTCAGGAAAACTATATGTTACCACCAATCAAAAACAACTGCTTATAGTCGCTCCAAATGGATGCACAAGGAAACATAAACAAGAGTATCAGAAACAActagtaaaataaaaaccagaCTGACCCATTTATCCTAGGGCAGGAGAGTCAAATAAGAAACCAAtcgtaaaaaaacaaaaccaaaaaaccacAACCAACAATCACAAGCGAAGCAAAATCCACACAGTACACATGAAATGAGTCGGGGCAGAGGACCACTTCAGTAGCTTCATGTAAACAGACCCTGGAGCACACGCCAGGCCTCTTCCCAATAAACACATGATTAGAGACTTGGCAAATCTAAACATCTATatcaaaaataaagataatgCTGTTGGGAGTGAACTTTGAAATCAAGTCCTCCAGCAGCATGTTTATCCCAACATttagggggggaaaaaacacagtcCACTAATTTAGTATGCCAAAAACTGTAGTGCTGTAATAGTTTGAAAACCCCTCGAGAATTTGTTGTGctagaaaattaatcagcaatcAATTAAGTAGTGACAGATTAGAAAATCTCACTTTTGGAGGGATTTGTAGGCATACTAAGGAGGATTTCCCGGAAAGACAATATTtagactcatacaaaaataatctcCCTTTATGACtcactagaagtgtgtggtggtgccTCCATCCTCAGAGACATCGCACTCCACCTGTATTTTCGGATTATTTTGCTGTCTGGGATGTTTCTGGGTGTCAACGAATCAGGACAAAGATAGTCCACTGCTGGGTTTCATGGCCAGGCTGTCAAATACTGAAGCCTTGAGCCACCAACCCCACTGATTTACTGCACATCTGACTGCATGTCTCCGGttttaaagcagaaaatctaaaatctaaaatatacaTTGTCACAGTGCGGCACTAGCTTTGATCTCAATGctaactgaaaacaacacacgTTCTGAGTTTGACGAGCAGCATCtctatttgtttaaaatctgcCGAGATGTCGTTGAAATTCTACAGCCGCAGAATCCATGCGAGCCTGATCTTAAGTGCTATGAACTGGACGTCGGTAGCACATCACAGGTATCCAACCATGGAAAACCACATATTAAAACTGTAGGTGAGATCTGTCGTGGCTACCCAGTGTACAGATGTTCAGTGAAACATCTCTCAGTCaagagtttcatttcaaaagcattttgtaGCACAACAAATCCTTCAAAAGGGAAGGCTCGACCGAACAGCAGTGTATTCCTACATGGTGTAAAAGTAgatctttaaatgaaaatggcATCGATGATTTAATATCTGCATAAAAAGCAGTTGAGACTCCAGAAGAAACTCTACAGCACCAGTAAAACGTATTTACAGAAATGACAGTTGGTTCATCTCTACAACTTTATGTCATGGTTTTTAATGTATACTGTACTAAGTTAAAgaaaatccaaataaaaaaagaaaattaacattaaagACAATATCAGTGCAACATCAGACCTGCTGAGATGGCAAAAGTATATAGGTTAGGCTGTTACACAGAACACAAGTTACAACATCCCCACCAAAATATCATACAAAAATTCAAAAGCTCCTCGAGAAAGTGATGCAACTGAAACACTGTCACGTAAAGTTTGAACCAAGGCATATAATGGtaacaaagttttaaaataagCCACCGTCACACTAATGAATATCTTTCCTTTACTTGGGAAAAATCTAACAAATCCGAgctaaatgaattaataaataaaaatagtgtAAACAGTATCATCAATAGCTGCTCTTACGGTATTGTGCTCGTCATCAATGGAATCTGTACTTTCGTGCAGGCTTGAGGTTGACATATGTCTTCTTCATGTCCTCTGTCTCATCTTTCTTGACAAGCTGATATCGCTCTCCTTTTGTGGTTACCACCTGGTTGCCATGGTACCGAACTAGCTTCTTTGGAGCCTGTAAAAAATCAcacaagtgtttttatttttttatttcaagtatTATTGCATGAAATGGATTTGATAAAGCTACATTGTGTATATGGATTATAAAAAGAGACTTGCATCTTTCGGGGCAACAGGAcggtgtgttttgttgtcatccTCATTATCCACCAGCATGTACCTTTGGAGGAGAAACACAGTCATAAACATGGAGACAAAGAAGTGAGCCCAGTTCTGCTCTCCACAGGGTAGTGGCTGTCTTACTCACTTCTCAAGGATGCTCTCTTTAAGCTTCTGGTCTGCCAGTGAGGAAATACTCTTCCCATGGTTTacctgaaggaggaggacagcaaAAAAGCATAAAATCCATCTGCTAACATACACTAATTAGGAGTCGACTGAACTGAGACACAATGGCAGTGTTTGCATGAAATTCACATTGAGAGGAGTGGGGCTGAGTTGGACGTCGCCCTCTATGATAAGGCGCACAGCTTCCTCCATGTCTCCTTTGGCAATGGACAGGGCGCTGCGAGCCTCGGACAGACTACACTTGGGAAACATCTCCAGCAGATGTTGCTCCTGGGCCTCCCACTCAGACACTGGTAGCTGGACAAAGACACATGTATATTTCCTCCAATTTAGACTGATGTAAATATTATCACACAATGAGCAAAAGTGGAATGATAGTAattcaaaaaaaatgtaacgcatcaagaaaggaaaataaataatgtggTGTTGTTTGGTGAAATGATAACCTTGGCAGTGGCgccctctgtctgtgttttaagGCACTGCGTTCCTCTTCCTGGAGGAGGTTCAGTGGGCAGGGTGCTGAGTTTCAGTGAAATCTCCTCTGTCCTTGCCTTAGGCACATTTTCTTAATCAGCcaattaaaaaggaaacaaatataTTAACAACAGTAAATTGTACTGTTAATGTTAGGTTGATGATCCCTGTCTCACTGTCCATTAAAGTCTGTTTGATGACTCCTTTGGCAACAATATGACAATGAAGAAATCATTAGGAAAGATAGGATGTCACAATTCTGTATGTATtggaaatgataataaaaacactacCTGAGGACCGAGCAGTGGCCAGTTTTGAAGCCAGGCTGAACATCATTTCACAGACTTTGACACTgtaaaatggaagaaaaaaaaaaacacattttgtaaaaataaatgatagaAGAATCTTGTTGCCAGGTCTTGTTTATTACCAATActccaaaaataaagaaaaatgtgctgaTGTTCACCTATCAATTTCAGCAAAGCCAGGTACGTAAGCTTCAAGCATCTCTGCAAAGACCTCCACGTCAAAGTTCTCCTCAACACTCTGCTGGGAGCCAAGATCCTCCAGTACTCCAGTGATGTAAGACAGAAGAACATCATCTAGTGTGCTGCattgaatgacaaaaatgaaattattgtAAATCTGAATGAACTAAACGTTTtagtgaaaatgcaaaaaaaaaacaaaaaacccaaaaaactggGAATTGTTTACCTGAGATCTGCATCGGGAATGTAAGTCCGAATAAATTCGTACAGCGCATTGTGGATAATTTTGTGGAGGTCCATTGCGTTCTCCTATTGTGCAGTAGAAGAAATACTAAGTTTAAGTGCTGGCTCTGGGCTACAGTAGATGGTCAAAGCAGTGACTGCAAACCTTAAATAACCATAACATAACAGTTGTCACCCATGTACCAAATATGGTGCCCCATCAGTTCAGCCGTGCATGGAGATGTTACAAAAGCTTTTCTTACGAAAGCTTGGTTGTGAAAGCTTGCTGCAGCACCTTATCGTGTCAAGCTAGGACGCTGAATATGGACAGTGTTTGAAGTATTTTATGCATGACTTACGTGAAAGCCGTATCAGTTGGTAGACTTCAcgattcatttgaaaaatatcaCCAATGAAGTTAGCCAGGTTAACATTGCTAGTTATTATCGGCTAACGTGATGATAACGGTTACTTACGAACGAATACGCTATCATTAGCTAAACAAAAGCAGGACATCCACGTGTTATTATGAACCTCGTACAGCGATTTACTGCACGTCCTGTCAGATTCCTCAAGATTATCAGTGCTTTTTCAGCATAAGGTTAATCTTCGTCCTCATATCCAGAAATAACGGTAGGTTGTTAGCGGAACAGCGCTAGCTTAGTGTTGTTAGCTAGCAAACAACAACTGCTAGCTAACGGTTAACGCTTGATGCCAAACCAAGCTCGGTTGTTTGCACCGTATAGACTTTACGCGGAGTAACATTAACACTTACTGTGACAGATATTATAGGGACATGAAGCTCAAAGTTTAGCCCAAATGCATTCGGGGGAGGCTGgtcagagagctgctgctggtttgCTCGCTCGATTCAAAACACACGGACGTCATTTCCTCTGGTTGTAACGTGTGGCGTTATAGGACAGAGTGCCATTGGATAATCAGTAATCCACCAAAATCATTAATCCTGGTTTGTTTTCAagtttcccttttcctttctttccattctgaataaaaacatgaagaaaagcagcacaggtcacttgaaagtgaaagtaaacatataaaaataaacgcCAAGAGGACTGAATGGATATTCTATAACATATTCAAGCACAATAGGAGTCccttaagaaaaataaaaataaatcaataaaccCGTTATCAACTTGATTGCATGCAGTTTGATATTGTGCAATAAGTTCATTGTTTCTTGTAATGcattttgaaatatgaaataacaacatatgtaaaaagttttaaaacaacagaaattcTCATGAGGATGTCACTGAAATATTCCCTACATGTAAGGTAAAGCATAATAggctaaaacaaacaagatatgtGATACCACAAGCAGCTAACATGTTCAGTTAGGActtcactttaaataaatgcaaagcTTTCTGTCAGCCATCTTTGTTTCCTGACCCAGTGTCTGAACACCCTTCCAGCCTACACTGGGCCAGTAAATAGTCTACTCTCACTTGGACATTATCTTATATCTTTTGCCAGATCCATACATAGTTGATGATCAAAGTGTTATCTGAGGCAAcatcagtgatgtcatcagatCCTGCTCTCAGTTACCTCCGCCTCTGTTGGTATTATAACAGATATGTACCTATAAATCATTAATGCCCACCCAATTGTTTTCCTGCTCCCTTGGCAGTATCTTTTGCCGGCTGTAGTATTTCATCGGGAAATATGGTACACGCTCCTGataaaacaagaaagaacaaTTCTCAACTTGGCTGAACTCTGTTTCAACTCATGAGCTCATGGCTAGACAGGTCGGGCTGAGGTATCGGGGCAGAGCGTGTAAAATCTACAGAGGAGAGCATCTTGGTTTTCTCCATGTGTGTCTACAGCTGACACTGAGGACAACCTGCCAGCCGTGTAACACATACTAACACACTTGCGTGCACTGAGAATTGTGCACCAGTCTGGCCTTCTGTGATATTATGTTCACACTTGCATTTACATACTAAGAAAATTTAACTGCCAACGAATATTAATGATCCCCAAGCCGTTCTGGATCTTGTATACAATCAATTTCATCTGCCTCAATTCAGAGTTCAATAGTAAATATCAACTCATACTAAAACACCTATTGAAGCTGAAactggtttctgttttttttttcttttaaagtaaaagCTGTCCCAACACAAGGTGGCAGCATTGAGTTATTAATGACGGCAGGACCTTGTCCACGTCTCCGAGACAGTCTGCTCTTGATACctttcagcagaaacaaaacaacggGAAAGATTTATTGCTGATATCAGATTCACAATAGTTTACAGCATGTTGGGTTGTCACCTTTGAAGCTCCCTGTTCATTGTGTACCAAACAATGGCCTTAAAACACAGGGTTGTGAGTGCAGAGGTCCCCAGTGCAGAGGCAATATTCTTGTGGTCAGACAGTAAGAGTAGCTGATGTTGTGGTGGAAGAGTTTCATTTTGACAGTCAGTCTCATCAGGGGACAACATCTCAGATTAACACTGAAGTTTATATCTGTTCACTCTTTTCTGATTTGCGTT
This region of Scatophagus argus isolate fScaArg1 chromosome 10, fScaArg1.pri, whole genome shotgun sequence genomic DNA includes:
- the cuedc2 gene encoding CUE domain-containing protein 2, with the translated sequence MDLHKIIHNALYEFIRTYIPDADLSTLDDVLLSYITGVLEDLGSQQSVEENFDVEVFAEMLEAYVPGFAEIDSVKVCEMMFSLASKLATARSSENVPKARTEEISLKLSTLPTEPPPGRGTQCLKTQTEGATAKLPVSEWEAQEQHLLEMFPKCSLSEARSALSIAKGDMEEAVRLIIEGDVQLSPTPLNVNHGKSISSLADQKLKESILEKYMLVDNEDDNKTHRPVAPKDAPKKLVRYHGNQVVTTKGERYQLVKKDETEDMKKTYVNLKPARKYRFH